The DNA region AGTTGCTGCAAGTGCTGCTGCTCCTAGTTTTGCCGCATTACCTAAAGCATTTGCAATCCCACCACCTAGATTTTTTGCGGTATTCATTGCCGCGCCTAGACCGGCGTGGAAGCCTGACGAGTCAAGCGATATTGTAGCAAATAAATCTAATACGTTCATTTTTTACCCTTTACTGAGAGATTTAGGCGATTTATTACATCCGCGGCAATCTCGTCACCGCTTCTTGTCTCTATCTGTTCCCCTTCAGTATCAGACTGTAATAGTTCACGTAATTTCTTTGTTATGTATTTGTTTTGTGCATGTAACTGTATCGAATCTGCTATGTAATTTTTGTATAGCTGTTCGTTTCTGTATTCTTCTATTTTGGCAAATAGATAATTTTTAAACAGTTTTACGCTTTTTTTCCCTGTGTATTGTCCGTAACTGAGCCAAAAGATGCGCTTGCCATGTTCTGACCCTGTAATGCTAAAAAATCCATTAAATCCTTGTCGTTTAATATAGACATTAAAGCTACTGGCAATGTTAATAAATTGCATTCATACTGTTCTACTGGTACATCATCCAATATTGCCAATATCTCAATGATTGCTTTTTTATGCGTTTTGATAACGCAAGATACGACTTTGATCTTGTTTCCACCGTTTTTGATAACGTCAACGACTTTTTTATCTGTAAAAATTTCGCTTAATGGTTCGATAAGTTCAGCAAGTTTATCAAGCGCTTCGTCATTTTTGTACTCAGATAGTTTTTTCATGTAATACCCCGCTTTCTTTTCTTCTATCTTTTAAAATTTTTGCACGCAAAAAGGGCTATGTTACACAATTTTACTTGTGCCATAGCCCTTTTATTAAAAGAAGAATAAGTATGAAAACATAAGTTGACATCAAATTTATGGTAGCGGTTCTTCTGTTGGTTCCGCTTCTCCCAGTTTAATGTACACTTCGTATGGGATTTTATCCTGATCAGCCATTGAGAAGTGCGCCATGTAGGTAAAGGCAAATTCGCCTTTTGCTTTGTCGCTCGTTTTAATCTGAAATCCGCCAGTATTGAGCGCATCAAATAAATGGATTGCACAGTAACCGCCGTTTTTCTCTCCGTTAAGACCTGAATAGTCTCCAAGCCACCAAATGTCCTTGAAATCTGATTCGAGGATATCTTTACGCGGTACAATGTGCGTTGCATCTTCTTCGTCGATATCTGCCGCCGCAATAAGCGATTTTGCAAGTTTTGGCGTTACTGTTAATAACGTACCGCTAAGTGTAGCTTCTACGCTATCAAGTTTCTTTAATTCTTTCATGTTTTTCGGACAGTTATCAATATCATCCCCGAAATCTGAGTATGTTGGTGCTGCATTAAATGTAATACCACCTTTTGTAGCACCTACTAATTTGTCGAACTCTCCAGTTTCAATATTAAAATCCTCTACTAGAATACCCGCGTTAAGCTGCATATTCTGAAAGGTATCATCCGGAATTTTTGTAAATTTCATTGTCTACACCTCTATTCTACTGTTAAGTATTCAAGTGTTATGTTTAGCATTCTTCTTTTGATATTCTGATCTGTCTCGTCGTTTAGCGGTGTGCACCACGGCGAGCCTCTTTTTATCCATATCCATCCGTCGTCACATGATAAGCATATGCCACTTTGTCCTATCGCTTTCCCAATCTCTTCTGCTTTTGCATTTGGGATTGCTTCTGATTCTGTGTGATACCATATGTTGACTTGACTTGACATTTCATCCCCGAAGAATCCCGTTGGTGCTTCATAAGTCAACCACGGGAAAATTGTATCTTCGGGCACATTGTTCGCCGGGTATGCCGGCATTTCAAAGCCTGAAAAGAAGAATTGCAATGCTGCTTGTTTGGTCATTAGTTCGTTAACTCCCATTTTTCAGCTTTTGCCTGTGCAATGTCTAATGTTGACACGCTAGGCGCTTCTTTGTCTCCTGCGTCTGACGTAATCCGGAACGTTTTTCCGTCGGATAGTCTCTTGATCACGTCGTGAAATTCTAGTTTTAAATCTTTGCTTGTCGTTACCGTGAATGTGCTTGTCACTCCCTGCTTCTCTGCTATCCTTGCTTGCATACTTGTATCAAGTGTAATAGCCGCCTGTATTTGTGCGCCCTCTTGCCATTCGACAATATAGCCGCCTTCACCGTCAGGCATTTTCATTTTGTTCATGATCACACAATCGGTTAACATATTATCAATTAAACTCATGTTACATTTTCCTCCAGGTATTTAGTCTTGCCTTAAATACGTCCTGCCACCCGGCAAGGTTGCCGGCTTTATTCGTCGCGCGGCTGTAAGAGTAACCGCCAAAAGATTCGCTTGTATATGCTGAATCTTTGTTTGTCTCTGAAAAAGCTTTTATTTCCCTTGCCAAGTTTAAGAACGCTTTAGGAGGTT from Candidatus Equadaptatus faecalis includes:
- a CDS encoding head-tail adaptor protein, producing MSLIDNMLTDCVIMNKMKMPDGEGGYIVEWQEGAQIQAAITLDTSMQARIAEKQGVTSTFTVTTSKDLKLEFHDVIKRLSDGKTFRITSDAGDKEAPSVSTLDIAQAKAEKWELTN